The Candidatus Fukatsuia endosymbiont of Tuberolachnus salignus nucleotide sequence CCCGTGGTGATCGAAAAGGGACATGCTGAGGTGGCAAGAACCATTATCAGGCTAGCGGAACAAATGGAGGTGCCAGTAGTAGAAAATGTGTCGCTAGCGAGGGCATTACATAGTGATGTCAATTGTGGTGATGTTATCCCCGAACATCTGTTTGAACCTGTCTCCGCATTATTGCGGATGGTATTGCAATTGGATTACCAAGCTGAGGAAGAGGAAGAGGGATGAGTGAGCAGGTTTGCACCGTTGATTGCCGCCGTTGGTGTCGGCTGAAGAGAGCTGGGTGCATCAGTGGGGAATAGAGGCATCGTCTGTACTAAGGTTTCTATCTCGGCAGCAGTTATTTCCTCTTCCTCTGTTCGTATTTTTTCGATTTTATTTTCCGAGGAGGTGAAATAGTTTTTAATGGTAATAGCATCATAGGTATTTCGCCATCTGATCATAATTTGCAAATTATCTTTATTTCTTTGAAAAAGCATTTCTTCTCTCCATATCGCTCCACTCAACAACAAGGTATCAGTACCGCCGCTGTCTTCAATTTCATCATAACCATCACCACGGGCAAAATGATAGGTGTCATCTCCGTTAGCGCCAAATAATTTATCGTCTCCAAGGCCACCGATAAATGTTTTTTTTCCTGCGCCCGTGGCGATTAAAATATCATTACCTGCACCACCGATTAAGCACCGATCGCGTTCACTGATATCAATGATAATATCGTCACCGTCCAACGCATCAAAGGTATTGTCAGTGAGGACTACTACGCCAGATAATCTAATGATGTCGTTCCCTTCTGTCGCCTGCATGTCACTCTGTGTCTTATCAAGATAGGGTTGTTCTTGTTGGTCAACATTTAATTGATAAAAACCTCCTGATTTATCCATCAAGGCAATATGGCGATAACTGGCATCACGCATAAAATTTTTAATACGTATTGCCATATCGACATTATTATCTGGATCAGCAATCGCTCTGCTCAAAAGAATATCGTCACCGTCTCGGTCAATTTTATTCAGTTGTTCAATAGATAGGTTATGTAGTACCAACAGATCTAATTGAGGATCGGGTTGGGTGTCCTGGTTATCGAGGGTTATTTCTCGGCGCAAGGTAGCCCGGTTTGGCGAAATTTGATTGCTGTAAATATGGTAGATATCCGTCCCAGCATCTCCTTTCAATCTGTCATTGCCGTAGCGGCTGTATAATTGGTTATTTTGTTTATTCCCTTCCAGGTGATCATTAAAGGCAGTATCTTCAGCCATCAACTGGACAAAGCTGGGCAAGACCACCCTAGTACCCGCCACCGTTACCTCTCCTGGTTGCTCCATATACTGTTGTTTTAGATGAATAAAACCGTTTGTTGTGGGGGTGTTGAAAAAATCGAGGCTGCTTTTTCTGTGATCATAAGTCACCCTATATTGTGCTTTGAATGAGGGTGAAAATGGCCAGCAGTTATCTTCAGTATTCCACTTTATGACTGATGGCCATTCAGGGAATAGCTGCATGCCATCACGGGTTGATAAAAGATACTGTTCGGGTTGATAAAAGATACTGTTTAACCTGCTCAACCTGAGTTTCGTCATTATCAGCGAGCCGATAGACATCCTGTAATCTCAAAATCGTTTCTGTACCATTATCGTTTTGCAACAATATTTCAATTCCGTAGCGCCTGCTTTTTGTATTAAGCCCGGTTATCCTTTTGTCTGGCTTAATAAATGTGACGGCCTTGATGTGATCAACGTGATAATCGAGCATGATATTACTAACTTCTTGCCTGGATGTTTCTTGCGATGAGCTTTCATCAATATTGATAACACTCAGATCAGTTTTTGGGTTTTGCAAAATATGGTAGGTATCTATTCCGTTACCCCCGTCAGCGAAGCCTCTGGCTAATACCAGGATATCATCGCCATCGTTACCATAGACCCCCTTTACCATCGAGATGGTTGCTCTCTTGATTACCGATCAGAATATCGTTAGTCTCAGCATGCCCAACCGCATGTTCAATATTATCAATACGGGCAATTAAAGCCTCTTGTTCGTGATAGCGAACAGTACCCAGTTTGAGATCGATGTTATAACCTGTGCCTGCCGAAGGTTTGCTGTCAGCAATAATAATATTGCCATGACTCTTGCCGCCATTGAGTTTGCTGGCTGTTGTCGGTGCTGCCGCGCCTGTGAGGTAAAAAACATCAGCTAATTGACCACCGGTGTAGTCTTTACTGCCTGCAGCCACTTGAAATATGTTTTTTTTGTTGGGGTGGCCAATGGCAACATCGTTACCGCCGCCAAGATAAAAAAGAATGGCACCTTCTTGTACCATCGCTCCTGCTTGTTGATCGGGCTGTCTCTGATCCGCACTGGTGGGTACTGCTAGCGTTTTTCTTACACTGGCCGTCAGGCCACCCAGTGGATCACTTGCATCAACGACATCATCAACATCATGCAGATTAGTTGGCGTAAAATAGTGATACTGGCTGCTTCTCTCTGAAAAATGAAGTTTAAAGTATTTATATTTATGATGATTACGGTACTCTGTTTTGACACGAGGTATATCTTCTGGGTATATCCTGTCCTGATTGGTGAGTGGCAGTATTCTCAGTTTATTTCTTTTTCGACCAATTATTTCATAAACGAATAATATGCGATAGTTATTTTTTTGCAGATCAAAATCACCGCGGCTGTAATAGACTGTATTGATACCGCGTGTTGATGTGTTGACCATTTTATCTGCGTATTCATCTACAATGCGATCATAGTATGCACGCGCATTTTCCCTGGTCTGTTCCCTCTGTATGCGATTTTGCACCTCGGCTCTTGGCCCTGCTCCCCAGAATAATTGGACATAATTATCTATTTTTTCAGAGAAAGTTAATCGGGTATATTTTTCGATTGTCCGAAGTGTGCGAATAGCAGCATAATTTTGTGTTACCACGGTAATCGCCATGCTAATGGCAATCGATGCTGGCGTGGCGATTACCGCTACTCTGCCTCCTGCTGCTAAAGCAACACCACTGCTGATGCCGACAGCGGCATTGATTGTAGAAAGGGAAGCATTAACGATAATATCACGTCGGACATCGGGATTAATTTCTGATGACAGTTGGGAAAATAAACGGGCAGCGTTGACGATGTCTAGACTACTGGATAAAAGCCCTAAGGTTGGGGCAGCAAATTTAGTTAATTTAGTCGCCGTGTGAATACTGATCTGCCCGGTGCGGGAGCCGAACAGTTTGATCCCAAGGTGGGTGTGGCCAGCCCGAATAACGTGATTGGCGGATTGTAAGCGAGCGAGATAGCGATTCATACCAGTCAGACTGATATCCTGTACTTTATCTAAACCCATAGATGCGATAGTAATGTTTCTTTCAAAGATTAAATCTTCCCTTTGCCTTTTTGTCAGATCATTACGTGTTAACAGGCTGCTATATTGAAAAATGCCGGATATTCCGCTCCAGTAACCGTATTTTTTCATTATTTTGTTAGCATAGTGGTTCATTTGTCTGATCTGTTGCCAGTCAGTCCGTTTTTTATGCAATGATGACCATAATGTATCCGATGTAGCGTCGATTTGTGTTGGCTTGGTGTCGGCATCTACCAACAGTTTCGTTAGCTTAGCCAGCTCAGGAAACCTTTCCTTGGTCGTATCGATATTGACCTTAAAAACCTCAACGGGATACTGACCCTCTACCTGCGTTAATCCCCAGTGTTCCGCTCGAGTTGTGCTACCCCAAACGCTATTTTTTCCTGCCAGGTATTGCTGTACAGCGGCATAAAGTGCTCGCATATTATCGTTAGGATCTGAACCCGTGACGCGCATTTCCCCGATATTGGGTGCGTAGAGCAACGAAGTGTATTGTTCACCTTGCTGCTGATGGGTCAGTGCCAGGACATGGTTACCCACTTTTAATAAATAATGACCGGTCTCTCCGTTAAAAGCCGCTATCTGCTGGTGGGTAAAAAATGGTTGATTGCCTAGTGTTCTTTTTATCTGATTAAATAACTCACGCAAGTGATCTGTTTGTTGTGTTTTTTGCTGTGAAAGAAGGCTATCGGCTCTTTGTTCGTTTAATGCGGTATGAATTTCTAATCCTGTCAAAAACTGGTTTGCCGTTCTCTCTCCTTGAGAGCGGGCATCAAGCCATGCCAGAGCTAAGGTTGCAGTGTGCGAAGGTGTTTGGTGAGAGGTATGAGATGCCTTGTTGTCGGTATACAGCCCCTGTAAGACAAGTCGTGTGTCGATTTTTACCCGCGGTTCGTGATTATTTCTTCCCGCATCTATCAGAGCCACGGCTCCTTCAGTTTGTATCTCATTCCAGTGTTGAATCTGTTGCAGTGCTGCTTGACCACTTAAACCTGACTGAGGAGAAAGGTCTTGGAGTTGCAGCCCATGATGTACATTTTTACGCCAGGCTAAATAATGTACTTCATTAAAGGCGGTCAGTATGACGCGTTTGATGTCCAACTTACCGTCATGTTGGTGGAAAAAATCAGTGAGCAAAAGGTAATCTTGCGTATCCAGTGAATGATATTTTTTGTTACCTGATGCTAAATTATCTACCAGAATAATAATTTTCTCCAATCGTATCGCCATATTATGGGTTAAGGACAAATCAGTTAGATCGAGATGCTGACCTTGTACGGGATTATCGAGGAGGTAACTTCTGGTTGTATTAAAGGTATCGCGATAAAGTTCTTTTGCTAGCGTCGGTTGTTCGATCGCAATAGGCGTGATCACTTCGGCGAAATCTGCTACAGCAACGGGGAAGAGTGCTTGATTAATTTGCTTTTCCAACTGTAAAAAAGCTGCACGACGACGATTAGAATTCGGATTTTTTTCAATATAAGTGCGTATTTGGTTTTTCAGGATAAAGGCCGTTTCGACACGTTCGGTACCTCGAGTGCGATGAAGCTTGTACAGGGAAGTAAGAATATTTTGATATAACGTACCTATGGGTTTCAAGGGTACCCTCGCTTCTTTCAACAGTTGATCACGAGACATCACCCGTCGAAATCCCATATCTGAGATGCTTTCTGTTTTAATAAGCCAGGAGTGTTTTCTATCCTCTTCGGTATTCGCATTAAATTGCTCAAACACATCACCGCTAAAGGGGAGTGTTGGATCGCTTTCATGTGATAACTTTTGTAAAGCACGTTTTACTGCGCCTGGCCCACTAATACCGATGGTTGCTTTTGCTTCGTCGGCAAGACCATCCAAACGGTAATCCATTGCCAGGAAAAGCTGAGGATCAGCATTCCGTGCATAACCATAATCGTGCTCGAATTTACTGGCGTACTCAAGACCTTTTTTTTGGCTAATATCACTGCTTTGCTTAATATTAATCAGTCCAGCTTCTGACAAACGGCGATAATTGTTGCCTATTTGTCGCAGCACCTCGGTTAAGGATCGGCTGTTAGCCGGTGCTACAATAGCGGCATTCGAGGTACCCCATAATATTTTTGCCAGTTGAATACCGTCTGGCGGTAATTTTTGTTGCCCTAATGCTTGGAAGAAATGACTTGGTGAGTGACCGACACTTTGGAGAAAGGTACGCAGCCTATTGACGAGAGCGGCATGTTCTGTACTTTGCCTGGCAAATTCGGCAGCATAATTGTGATATTGATTCGCATTAGCCAACGCCTGCCGATGGGGAAAATCTGCCTGTAAATGTTCCAGTACTAACTGTGTTTTCAGAAGATTGACACTGCCTCTCACCTGCAAGTGTTCAATTTTTGTCGTTATCTCTGCGGGGAAGGGGAGGGGTTTCCATTGAGGTAAAAAATCGATGTCAAAGTAGGCGCCTCCCTGCTGATGCAGTATCTCTAGTCGTAAAAGATCGGAAGCCGCCGCGAAGTTTTGTCGTAAAGCCAGTTCCTGATAGTAGTATCTTTTATCTATCCCTTGCCACGCCAGGCTATTAATGTCTTGCAGTACATAGTCTGTACCGGCGTTAGCGATGAAATGATCGAAAGAAGCCTGATTATCAGATTTGATACGCTCAAGCTTTTCTGCTGATCCTGCTAAATGGGTACAGATAAAATGGGACGCAGCCTGATCAAAGGTTTGATGACTCAGTGCGAGACTGATTTCTCTGTGTGCTTGATTTTGCAGTTGAATGACTTTATCAACCCAATCTCCTTCACCGATTAAGGTATCTTTGGCGGCAAAACTTTTTATCTGTCGACCCAGTTCACTCGCTAATAGTGCTTGAGGATCATACCAGACTTTTATTGTGTAACCCTGCTCACCGCCATTGATGCCGCCCCAGGCCTGAATATAGTCTTGTTGTATGCCACCCAGTTTACCTAACCAAACGAAATGTAAATTTTTGACGATATCTTGTCGTTGTGCAGAGGGGCTGACATTAACGGGATAAGTCATGAGCCTGTCTCCAAGAGACTATTTGCAATAGTCACGTACGTAAACCGCAACCACGGTTGATCAAATACCAGACAAAAGCATAAAAAACAGCAATAAAGGTGGCCAATACTGCAATGGTAACAGTCAGTGACATTTCAGCAACGCCGAGAAAACCATAACGAAAACCGCTGATCATATAAACGATCGGGTTAAGTTTGGAAACTGCTTGCCAGAAGGGAGGCAATAACGTCAACGAATAGAAGACACCTCCCAGATAAGTCAGTGGGGTGAGAACGAAGGTAGGCATCAGGCTAATATCGTCAAAAGTTTTAGCAAATACGGCATTTAACAAACCACCCAGCGAAAATAAAATCGCGGTTAGCAGTAAGATCAAAGCCAGCATTGACCAGGAATGCACCCGTAATGGCACAAAAAATAGAGAGATCAGCGTCACCAATATGCCGACGATAATCCCTCGTGCTACCCCCCCTCCGATGTAGCCAATAATGATGATATGTGTTGGTACGGGTGCCACCAGGAGTTCTTCAATATTGCGTTGATATTTGGCATTGAAGAATGATGCTGCAACATTCGCGTAAGCGTTAGTAATAACCGCCATCATAATTAACCCTGGGACAATAAATTGCATGTAATCAACGCCGCCCATTTCACCAATCCTTGGACCAATCAGACTGCCGAAAATAACGAAATAAAGTGACATGGTAATAATCGGTGGTACGAGTGTCTGGATCCAGATGCGACTAAAACGCGTAATTTCTTTGATCCAAATACTTTGTAATGCAATCCAACATAAGCGGATCATATTGTTTTCTCCCATCCCTTTTATTGATCAGGCTTATTGAGCAGGTCAACAAATAGTTGTTCTAAGCGGTTTGTTTTATTGCGCATACTTTGTATCTGAATACCCTGTGAGCTGAGTTGGCTAAACAGGCTATTTAGCCCTTGTTCACGTTTGACATCAACTTCTAGTGTAGAAGTATCCTGCAAACAAAAGCGATAACCCGCTAACTGCGGCAGTGGGCTTTTGGGTGCCAGATCAAAAATAAATGTTTCCGATTCTAGTTTATTCAATAGCTTCTTCATTGAAGTATTTTCCACTAACTCCCCACCTTGGATAATACCAATATTGCGGCACAGCATTTCTGCCTCTTCCAAATAATGTGTCGTCAGAATAATGGTTGTTCCCTCGGTATTGAGTTCTTTTAGAAAGCTCCACATGGTGCGTCGCAATTCGATATCCACTCCGGCAGTCGGTTCATCTAGGATCAGCAATTTGGGTTTATGCATGAGTGCGCGAGCAATCATTAAACGGCGTTTCATCCCGCCGGATAAACGGATAGCACGTTCGTTACGCTTGTGCCAAAGATCGAGATGCCCGAGATATTTTGCTGCTCTTATTTTGGCTTGCTTGCGAGTGACACCGTAATAACCAGCTTGAGTTGTAACAATTTGTAGCACAGTTTCAAATGGGTTGAAGTTAAACTCCTGTGGTACTAAGCCAAGCTGATGTTTAGCATGAACAGGATTTTTATCAGTATCGTAACCAAACACCTGAACTTTACCGGCTGTTTTGTTAACCAGAGAGCTAATGATACCGATGGTTGTGGATTTACCCGCCCCGTTTGGGCCAAGTAGAGCATAGAAATCTCCTGCTTCGACCTGCAAATCGATACCTCGTAGTGCTTGTACCCCTCCTGAGTAGATTTTGGTGAGTCGGGATAATTCCAGTGCGTAAGCCATAAAAAGACCTTATTTAATGAATATTTCTTGGCTATAGTATATAGCGTGGTTTAGGTAACATGATTGTTTTTATTAATTCATATCAATGTATTAATGTAAATCTTTGCAATAGACTTCTTGCAAGACCGCAGAGAGTGCTGCGAAGTCAAAGCGCATGGAGCGCGGTGCGTGCTGTTGTTAACCCTCATGTATTTGCAAATAAGTTGTTGCGTTCGCTACCTCTTGATAACATCCTACGCCAATCCATTTATTACAGGTCATTTCCATCGATGAAAGAAATAACAGATCTTCTCGCCAATAATCAAACTTGGTCAGACTTAGTGAACAAAGAAGATCCAGGGTTTTTCACCGGTCTTGCTCAAGTGCAAAAGCCCCGCTTTCTGTGGATTGGTTGTTCCGACAGTCGTGTACCTGCAGAACGCTTGACGAGTCTGAAGCCAGGAGAATTGTTTGTTCATCGTAATGTTGCTAATTTAGTGATTCACACCGATTTCAACTGTCTGTCCGTAGTGCAATACGCAGTCGATATATTAGCCATCGAACATATCATTGTGTGTGGTCACTACGGTTGTGGCGGTGTTAAAGCGGCGCTAGAAAACGAGGAGAGAGGGTTGATCGACAATTGGCTACTACATATCCGCGACCTTTGGTATAAGCATAAAGATATACTCGGTACACTGCCTGTGGAAGTTCACCCCGATAGGCTGTGTGAAATCAATGTGATTGAGCAAGTTTATAATCTTGGGCATTCAACCATTGTTAACTCTGCCTGGAAACGTGGAAAAAAAGTGGTGTTACACGGGTGGATTTACGGTATTAAAGATGGTCGTCTCAGTGATTTAAACATCTCCTCAACCAGCAAGGAAACATTGGAAATGAATTACCGTAAAGCTATTGCTACGCTACATAATAATACAGTGCCATAAATAGTCGGGTTGCTGTACAGCAAATAAAAAGCAAGATCCGTGAACAGGATACGTTGCGAGATAACTCTAACAATGATGAAAAAAATCACTTTGATTGCGTTAGTTCTTTTTTTTATTGGATTTTCCTCTATCACTCAAGCGTTGAGTCAACCGGAGGCAGAGGAATTTGCTAATCTGGCTGCTGTTTTCGTTTATCTGCAAAATGAATGTGGCTATAACAATTTGCCAAATGCCGATATTAAACAGGCTTTGGTTTATTTTGCACAACAAAACCGTTGGGATTTAAGTAACTATAACAGTTTTAATATGAGCAAGTTAGGTAACGACAGTTATCACGATCTCAGAGGCATTGCCATTTCAAGACAGAAAAAATGCCGCTTTTTAGCACGTAGCTCATTGGTACCGTTGTCTCACACTAAGTAAGATCCCGTGGATTATCCCACTACTTGAAATTCCGTCGTGCAACATCCAGCAAAGTTGGCTATCATACTGCGCTTATTTTTATAGCAGTTACCTTTTTATGGTATTTACCGTCAGCAGAGGAGCTAAAGATGTCAGCAACAGAGTTCTGGCGTGAAAGGTTACATAACAACGTCGGTCAATATTTTTCAGTCGAAGAAAGGATATACACTGAAAAAACCGAACACCAGGATATCATTATCTTCAAAAATGCGGCTTTTGGTAGGGTGATGGCGCTCGATGGTGTGGTACAAACTACTGAGGGCGATGAGTTTATTTATCATGAAATGATGACTCATGTGCCGTTATTGGCTCATGGAAAAACGAAGAATGTATTGATTATCGGTGGTGGTGATGGTGGCATGTTACGTGAAGTCTGTCGCCATAAACAAATTGACAAGATTACTATGGTAGAAATTGATACCAAGGTCGTTGAGCTTTGCAAAAAATATTTACCCAATCATAGCGCTGGGGCTTATAACGATCGACGTTTTAAGCTGGTGATTGATGATGGGACTGATTTTGTTCAGAACACAGTAGAAAAGTTCGATGTGATCATCTCGGATTGTACCGACCCTGTGGGTCCAGGTAGCAGTCTGTTTACTTCTGAGTTCTATAAAGGTTGTGAGCGTTGTTTAAATGACGACGGTATCTTTGTTGCGCAAAATGGAGTCTGTTTTTTACAGGAAGAAGAAGTGATTAACAGCGACAAAAGACTGAAAGAGCTTTTTACTGATGTCGGTTTTTATCAGGCTGCTATTCCAAGCTATTACGGTGGTGTGATGACGTTCGCTTGGGCATCAAACAATTCGGCCTTACGTCAGTTAGATCTCACAACGTTGCAACAACGTTTTGCCACAGCTAACCTGGAAAAATGCCGTTATTATAATCCAACCATCCATATTAGCAGTTTTGCGCTGCCACAATATTTGCTTGATACACTGTCACCTAAATAAGGAATCAATAGACTTCTTGCAAAATCGACTGTGTGCAGCAGATTCTGCGTTACGTGGTGCTCGCAATTCTCATGTCCTCGCCTGTACACCGTGTTACTGGCACCAAGCGCTTTGAATTTGCAGTACTCGCTACGGTTTTGCAAGAAGTCTAATAAGACATGAGACCTCTTCCGAAATCGACCTACGTGATCCTGTGCTGCGTAGTCGATTTCGAAAGAGGTCTGTTAAATATCATATCCATGAGGAGATAAAATTGCATAAGCTTAAACTACATGGCTTCAATAATCTGACTAAAAGCTTAAGTTTTTGTGTTTACGATATTTGTTATGCTAAAACTGCAGATGGCCGTGCAGAGTACATCACCTACATTGACGAACGATATAATGCCGAGCGTCTGACCGAGATCCTGAAAGAAACCTGCTCGATTATCGGTGCTAACATTTTAAATATTGCTCCACAGGATTACGATCCCCAAGGTGCCAGTGTCACTGTATTAATTAGTGAAGAACCTATTGACTCAGGTGCCACTGATCCTGCAAAACACCTTGGATCATCGTCAAACTCAGTGGTAGCACATTTGGATAAAAGTCATATCTGTGTTCATACCTATCCGGAAAGTCATCCCGAAGACGAATTGTGTACCTTTCGTGCTGATATTGAAGTTTCTACCTGTGGTCTTATTTCTCCGTTGAAAGCGCTTGGCTATCTGATTCGTCAACTGGAATCCGATATTGTCACTGTAGATTACCGGGTACGTGGTTTTACTCGGGATACAACAGGCGTTAAACATTACATCGATCATAAAATCGATTCTATCCAAAATTTTATACCTAAAGATATAGAGGAATTATACAACATGGTAGATGTCAACGTTTATTCAGAAAATATCTTCCATACCAAGATGATGGTAAAAAATCTTGATTTAAAGCACTATCTGTTTGATGCCAAACTGGAACAACTGAGTGGGGAAGAGAAGAAGAGGATTAGTGACAGACTGTACAAAGAAATGCAAGAAATTTACTACGGGTGCAATTTTTCCTAGTTGTCATGGTTGTCATGACTTTATTAACCCGCCCAATAGGACGGGTTAATATCGATTATAGAGCAATCACATCTGCGGCTGAAAGTCCATGAGCGCCGTGATAAAGAGAAAATTCAACATGCTGATTCTCCTTTAACGACTTATTCTTAGTATTGGCAATAGCAGTTTTGTTGACATAAACATCCAACTCATCACCGTAGAGTGAAATAAAACCATAGCCTGCACCTTGATCAAACCACTTCACTCGACCCATTTTTAACATCATGATAAATTTCCTTTTCTTGGGCATCCTAACAAATTATTTTTATTTATTGTTTAGATGCAGTTGCCCATCCTAAAGTTTTCTTAATTAAACCTCTCGTGAGCAGTATTAACAGAAAAAACCCGCCTTAATGCGGGTTTCAAAGTTTGGTTACTCAGGGACACGCAACGTAGTCACGTTGTCATTTTATTTTCCTGATATAACTGAGACATCATTGTCAAATAGCAGTAACGTCTGCGGCGGCCGCCCCGCGAGGGCTATCCTGAATATCATACTCAACCCGCTGATTTTCCTGCAAAGTTTTAAAGCCTCCCGCTTGGATTGCAGAGAAATGTACAAATAAATCCTTCTCCCCATCGTCCTGTTCAATAAAGCCGAAACCCTTACCTTCATTGAACCACTTCACTTTACCCGTTTTCTTCGACATAATTTTTACCTTCAAATCTGAATAAATTTGCCACAAAAGCACATCGCTATTTTCAAGCAACTTGACCACATTGAGCAAGGTTACTTATGGGAGCTGTTTATTGGAGATTATCGAAGGTTCGTCTTTACAGCTGAATCAAAAAGATAACGATTTGGGAGGAACTGCTTTATTCTCTACTTCATACTCATAAATAGCTCTGCACTACAGGCCGGGCGTATTTTACCCATAAATATACCAAGAGTGCAACTATTTTATTAGACTTTTTGCGAAACCGTAGTTCGTTATGCGAAGTCAAAGTGCCTGGAACGCAGCATTACGACAAAAAAGACCACCCGAAGGTGGTCAATGATTTTACTCTTTATTTTTATTCGTTATTAGATAATACTTTTTTCACCGCATCACCAATTTCTGCCAGACTACGGACTGTTCTTACTCCCGCTGCGGCTAACGCAGTAAATTTATCTTCTGCTGTACCTTTACCACCGGCAATGATTGCACCTGCATGTCCCATACGCTTGCCTGGTGGTGCAGTAACACCTGCAATATAGGCAACCACAGGCTTCGTAACATGCTCGGCGATGTAAGCAGCGGCTTCTTCTTCCGCATTACCGCCGATTTCACCGATCATAACAATCACTTCAGTTTTTTCGTCCTGCTGAAACAAGTTAAGAATATCAATAAAGTTAGATCCCTGGATCGGATCACCACCAATACCGACACAGCTTGATTGACCTAGGCCAATATCAGTGGTTTGTTTTACTGCTTCGTAAGTCAAAGTACCAGAACGAGAAACGATACCGACTTTACCGGGCAAGTGTATATGTCCGGGCATGATACCGATTTTACATTCACCTGGTGTGATCACCCCTGGGCAGTTAGGGCCGATCATGCGTACATCACTTTGATCCAGCTTGGCTTTTATCGTTAACATATCTAATGTTGGTATGCCTTCGGTAATACAGATAATTAACTCGATACCTGCATCAATCGCTTCTAGAATCGAATCTTTACAGAAGGGTGCCGGTACGTAGATAACTGATGCTGTAGCGCCTGTTTTTTCGACTGCTTCACGGACAGTATTAAACACAGGTAAACCTAAATGCTCTGTGCCCCCTTTACCCGGTGTTACACCGCCCACCATTTGAGTACCGTAAGCGATCGCTTGTTTGGAGTGGAAAGTCCCTTGACTACCAGTAAAGCCCTGGCAAATAACTTTAGTGTTTTTATCGATTAAAATAGACATTATTTAGTCCCCACTGCATCAACAACTTGTTGCGCGGCATCTGTCAGGCTAGTGGCAGCGATGATATTTAAACCGCTGTCGGCTAATTTTTTGGCACCCAATTTGGCGTTATTCCCTTCAAGACGCACCACCACCGGCACTTTAACACCCACTTCACTCACTGCCCCAATAATGCCGTCTGCGATCAGATCACAGCGTACGATACCACCAAAAATATTGACCAATACTGCTTTTACGCTGTCGTCCGACAAAATAATTTTAAAGGCTTCAGTGACACGCTCTTTAGTCGCACCACCGCCGACATCCAAAAAGTTAGCGGGTTTACCACCGTGCAGTTTTACGATATCCATGGTGGCCATGGCTAAACCGGCACCGTTGACCATGCAACCAATATTGCCATCCAGTGCCACGTAGTTCAGCTCCCATTCAGTGGCATGAGTTTCACGTTCATCTTCCTGGCTTGGATCACGCATGTCACGTAATTCTGCTTGACGAAACAACGCATTACCATC carries:
- a CDS encoding calcium-binding protein — encoded protein: MTKLRLSRLNSIFYQPEQYLLSTRDGMQLFPEWPSVIKWNTEDNCWPFSPSFKAQYRVTYDHRKSSLDFFNTPTTNGFIHLKQQYMEQPGEVTVAGTRVVLPSFVQLMAEDTAFNDHLEGNKQNNQLYSRYGNDRLKGDAGTDIYHIYSNQISPNRATLRREITLDNQDTQPDPQLDLLVLHNLSIEQLNKIDRDGDDILLSRAIADPDNNVDMAIRIKNFMRDASYRHIALMDKSGGFYQLNVDQQEQPYLDKTQSDMQATEGNDIIRLSGVVVLTDNTFDALDGDDIIIDISERDRCLIGGAGNDILIATGAGKKTFIGGLGDDKLFGANGDDTYHFARGDGYDEIEDSGGTDTLLLSGAIWREEMLFQRNKDNLQIMIRWRNTYDAITIKNYFTSSENKIEKIRTEEEEITAAEIETLVQTMPLFPTDAPSSLQPTPTAAINGANLLTHPSSSSSAW
- a CDS encoding TcdA/TcdB catalytic glycosyltransferase domain-containing protein → MTYPVNVSPSAQRQDIVKNLHFVWLGKLGGIQQDYIQAWGGINGGEQGYTIKVWYDPQALLASELGRQIKSFAAKDTLIGEGDWVDKVIQLQNQAHREISLALSHQTFDQAASHFICTHLAGSAEKLERIKSDNQASFDHFIANAGTDYVLQDINSLAWQGIDKRYYYQELALRQNFAAASDLLRLEILHQQGGAYFDIDFLPQWKPLPFPAEITTKIEHLQVRGSVNLLKTQLVLEHLQADFPHRQALANANQYHNYAAEFARQSTEHAALVNRLRTFLQSVGHSPSHFFQALGQQKLPPDGIQLAKILWGTSNAAIVAPANSRSLTEVLRQIGNNYRRLSEAGLINIKQSSDISQKKGLEYASKFEHDYGYARNADPQLFLAMDYRLDGLADEAKATIGISGPGAVKRALQKLSHESDPTLPFSGDVFEQFNANTEEDRKHSWLIKTESISDMGFRRVMSRDQLLKEARVPLKPIGTLYQNILTSLYKLHRTRGTERVETAFILKNQIRTYIEKNPNSNRRRAAFLQLEKQINQALFPVAVADFAEVITPIAIEQPTLAKELYRDTFNTTRSYLLDNPVQGQHLDLTDLSLTHNMAIRLEKIIILVDNLASGNKKYHSLDTQDYLLLTDFFHQHDGKLDIKRVILTAFNEVHYLAWRKNVHHGLQLQDLSPQSGLSGQAALQQIQHWNEIQTEGAVALIDAGRNNHEPRVKIDTRLVLQGLYTDNKASHTSHQTPSHTATLALAWLDARSQGERTANQFLTGLEIHTALNEQRADSLLSQQKTQQTDHLRELFNQIKRTLGNQPFFTHQQIAAFNGETGHYLLKVGNHVLALTHQQQGEQYTSLLYAPNIGEMRVTGSDPNDNMRALYAAVQQYLAGKNSVWGSTTRAEHWGLTQVEGQYPVEVFKVNIDTTKERFPELAKLTKLLVDADTKPTQIDATSDTLWSSLHKKRTDWQQIRQMNHYANKIMKKYGYWSGISGIFQYSSLLTRNDLTKRQREDLIFERNITIASMGLDKVQDISLTGMNRYLARLQSANHVIRAGHTHLGIKLFGSRTGQISIHTATKLTKFAAPTLGLLSSSLDIVNAARLFSQLSSEINPDVRRDIIVNASLSTINAAVGISSGVALAAGGRVAVIATPASIAISMAITVVTQNYAAIRTLRTIEKYTRLTFSEKIDNYVQLFWGAGPRAEVQNRIQREQTRENARAYYDRIVDEYADKMVNTSTRGINTVYYSRGDFDLQKNNYRILFVYEIIGRKRNKLRILPLTNQDRIYPEDIPRVKTEYRNHHKYKYFKLHFSERSSQYHYFTPTNLHDVDDVVDASDPLGGLTASVRKTLAVPTSADQRQPDQQAGAMVQEGAILFYLGGGNDVAIGHPNKKNIFQVAAGSKDYTGGQLADVFYLTGAAAPTTASKLNGGKSHGNIIIADSKPSAGTGYNIDLKLGTVRYHEQEALIARIDNIEHAVGHAETNDILIGNQESNHLDGKGGLW